One segment of Vibrio mimicus DNA contains the following:
- a CDS encoding oligopeptide/dipeptide ABC transporter ATP-binding protein yields MPLLDIRHLTIEIETPQGLVKAVDRMSLTMNEGEIRGLVGESGSGKSLVAKAIVGICKENWRVSADRMRLGNIDLLQLTPRERRRVIARDIAMIFQEPSTCLDPSEEVGRQLIESIPFRTFEGRWWERFTWRKKQAIALLHKVGIKDHKDIMSSYPYELTDGECQKVMIAMAIAAKPKLLIADEPTNDVDPITQSQILRLLSRMNQVNNTSILLIGHDLTTITQWADRITVMYCGQSVESADTAKIVTEPKHPYTAALLKAMPDFSDWIPHKQKLQSLPGSIPPLQHLPIGCRLGPRCPYAQRQCVEMPHSRWVKNHKFSCHFPLNMESQP; encoded by the coding sequence ATGCCGTTACTTGATATTCGTCACCTAACGATTGAAATTGAAACACCGCAAGGCTTAGTTAAGGCCGTAGATCGTATGAGCCTCACCATGAACGAAGGTGAAATTCGTGGTCTTGTGGGAGAATCAGGCTCAGGTAAGAGCTTAGTAGCCAAGGCCATTGTTGGTATTTGTAAGGAAAACTGGCGAGTCAGTGCAGACCGCATGCGCCTTGGTAATATTGATTTGCTTCAGCTTACCCCGCGGGAGCGCAGACGGGTCATTGCACGCGATATCGCCATGATTTTCCAAGAGCCTTCAACTTGTCTTGATCCCTCTGAAGAAGTTGGACGACAACTGATTGAGTCGATCCCATTTAGGACTTTTGAAGGCCGTTGGTGGGAGCGTTTTACTTGGCGCAAAAAACAAGCGATAGCTCTGTTGCACAAAGTCGGTATCAAAGATCACAAGGACATCATGTCCAGTTATCCTTATGAACTCACCGATGGTGAGTGCCAGAAAGTGATGATTGCTATGGCCATTGCCGCCAAACCGAAATTGCTGATCGCTGATGAACCTACCAACGACGTAGACCCCATCACTCAATCGCAAATTTTGCGTTTGCTGAGTCGCATGAATCAGGTCAATAACACCTCGATTCTGCTCATCGGCCATGACTTAACCACCATTACTCAGTGGGCGGATCGGATAACGGTGATGTATTGTGGCCAATCCGTTGAATCGGCTGATACCGCCAAAATTGTTACCGAACCTAAGCACCCGTATACGGCAGCGCTTTTGAAAGCGATGCCAGATTTCAGTGACTGGATCCCACATAAACAGAAACTACAATCACTCCCTGGTTCGATTCCGCCATTGCAACACTTGCCAATTGGGTGTCGTTTGGGGCCACGCTGCCCCTATGCACAACGTCAATGTGTAGAAATGCCTCACTCTCGTTGGGTTAAAAACCATAAGTTTTCCTGCCACTTCCCTTTGAATATGGAGTCGCAACCATGA
- the sapC gene encoding putrescine export ABC transporter permease SapC: MLSDSIYQEEHIPTQFERFWRSFRANNLAMFGLWCLLLIAVITMLSPWIAPYDPQMHSSVLLLPPSWDPQGTVDYFLGTDDLGRDILSRLIDGSMLSIGAAILITFIATMVGGTIGALAGMTRGLISSTLNHLLDTVMSIPSLLLAIIFVAFLGAGEFNVLLAIGLALIPRFIRSVYVAVHNKVEKDYVMAARLDGANEFYLLWHSIFPNVLPVIVAEITMALSIAILDITALGFLGLGAQSPSTEWGAMLGDSVELIYIAPWTVTLPGLAIMFTVVVINLVGDGARQALNAGVE; the protein is encoded by the coding sequence ATGTTAAGCGATAGTATTTATCAAGAAGAGCACATTCCTACCCAGTTTGAGCGTTTCTGGCGCAGTTTTCGTGCCAATAATCTCGCTATGTTTGGCTTATGGTGCTTATTATTGATTGCTGTGATCACCATGCTTTCACCTTGGATCGCGCCTTATGATCCGCAAATGCATTCAAGCGTGTTACTGCTTCCACCCTCTTGGGATCCGCAAGGCACTGTTGATTATTTCCTCGGCACTGACGACTTAGGGCGCGACATTTTATCTCGCCTGATTGATGGTTCTATGCTCAGTATTGGCGCTGCGATACTTATTACATTCATCGCTACGATGGTCGGCGGTACCATTGGTGCGTTAGCAGGAATGACCAGAGGTTTAATCTCAAGTACCCTCAATCATTTACTTGATACGGTCATGTCTATCCCTTCCCTGCTACTGGCGATTATTTTTGTAGCCTTCTTAGGTGCGGGTGAATTCAACGTGCTGCTTGCGATAGGTCTGGCACTGATCCCTCGCTTCATTCGCTCTGTGTATGTCGCGGTACATAATAAAGTGGAAAAAGATTATGTGATGGCAGCGCGTTTGGATGGCGCAAATGAATTCTACTTGCTCTGGCACTCGATTTTCCCAAATGTACTGCCCGTGATCGTGGCCGAAATCACCATGGCACTCTCAATCGCTATACTGGATATTACCGCATTAGGTTTCTTAGGGCTTGGCGCTCAATCGCCCAGTACCGAATGGGGAGCCATGCTCGGTGACTCTGTTGAGTTGATTTACATTGCACCTTGGACGGTAACACTGCCCGGCTTAGCCATTATGTTTACCGTGGTGGTGATTAACTTGGTTGGCGATGGGGCTCGCCAAGCACTTAATGCAGGAGTCGAATAA
- the pspB gene encoding envelope stress response membrane protein PspB, whose protein sequence is MSSFFIAVPLIVFCIFVAPLWLILHYRSKRRTGDGLSDEELNLLRTLSEKANRLQDRVETLERILDDETPNWRNRV, encoded by the coding sequence ATGTCCTCATTTTTTATCGCAGTGCCACTGATCGTCTTTTGTATCTTTGTTGCACCGCTGTGGTTGATCCTCCACTACCGGAGTAAACGCCGAACCGGGGATGGTCTCTCTGATGAGGAGTTGAATTTGCTTCGAACTCTTTCAGAAAAGGCGAATCGCTTACAAGATCGCGTTGAAACCTTGGAGCGGATTTTGGACGACGAAACCCCTAATTGGAGAAACCGTGTATGA
- a CDS encoding DUF2927 domain-containing protein, with product MVAIITALIRWPNSLCHYMRIYFEHQVPDQALHEQLARDHLQHLSQVTGHPIQVVTNRMQANVIWVFTQQSKWAQALEELAGKSATKHMHGAICQANYTTDSETSEIRFASIVIPVDQARGHGKLLACIVEEITQVMGLPNDSELAYPSIFNDKTPENLLSPLDVIMLRLLYEPELTNGMNRVQVQQVIHAKLKDYQRQGVLENALKEARSSPLTEWYR from the coding sequence ATGGTTGCAATCATAACAGCTCTAATCAGGTGGCCAAATTCACTATGCCACTACATGCGAATCTATTTTGAGCACCAAGTTCCTGATCAAGCATTGCATGAACAACTGGCGCGCGACCATTTGCAACATCTCAGCCAAGTCACTGGTCATCCAATCCAAGTGGTGACCAACCGGATGCAGGCGAACGTGATATGGGTTTTTACTCAGCAATCAAAATGGGCACAAGCCCTAGAAGAACTCGCAGGGAAATCCGCCACAAAGCACATGCATGGGGCAATCTGTCAGGCGAATTACACCACTGACAGCGAAACATCAGAAATTCGCTTTGCTTCAATAGTGATCCCTGTTGACCAAGCGCGCGGCCACGGCAAACTATTAGCCTGTATCGTTGAAGAAATCACCCAAGTCATGGGACTCCCTAACGATTCTGAGCTCGCTTACCCCTCAATATTTAATGACAAAACCCCTGAGAATCTTCTCTCGCCTCTCGACGTGATAATGCTACGCCTGCTTTATGAGCCAGAACTAACCAATGGAATGAACAGAGTTCAGGTGCAACAGGTGATCCACGCTAAACTCAAAGATTATCAGCGACAAGGCGTTCTAGAAAATGCGTTAAAAGAGGCGCGCTCTTCACCGCTCACTGAGTGGTATCGTTAA
- a CDS encoding DUF2750 domain-containing protein, producing the protein MSNPLTEEQMALINQYDQEQRFNYCLKEIVANQQVWILKDEHGCVMLNTEEEECVPVWPHREFAQAWATGEWAECEPESIGLNKWFSRWTQGLEQDDLSVVVFPNDNEEGVILFPDEFDFELKKLTHRR; encoded by the coding sequence ATGTCTAATCCATTAACCGAAGAGCAAATGGCGCTCATCAATCAATATGACCAAGAGCAACGATTCAACTACTGCCTGAAAGAGATTGTGGCTAACCAGCAAGTGTGGATTTTAAAAGATGAACACGGCTGTGTAATGCTCAATACGGAAGAGGAAGAGTGTGTTCCTGTATGGCCGCATCGTGAGTTTGCGCAAGCGTGGGCAACCGGCGAGTGGGCAGAGTGTGAGCCAGAATCGATTGGGCTTAACAAATGGTTTAGCCGCTGGACTCAAGGATTAGAGCAGGATGATTTATCCGTGGTGGTTTTTCCAAACGACAACGAAGAAGGGGTTATTCTGTTCCCAGATGAGTTTGATTTTGAACTGAAAAAACTCACTCACCGCCGCTAG
- a CDS encoding ABC transporter permease encodes MFVYTVRKFNLFIITLLILTLVGYSLARFDPHSPWSLLSFWQGWSTYLVQLMELNFGLNKNGVPIINELAVVFPATIELCAIAFLMSLLIGIPIGTIAGMRQGKWLDTIISFISMSGYSAPIFWLALMMIMVFSLHFPVFPVAGRYDLLYQIEHVTGFALIDAFLSQSQYRSQALQSVIEHLTLPCLVLALAPTTQVIGQMRASVADVMNQNYIRAAKIKGLTNYEIITQHVLRNAIPPMIPKFGVQLSSMITLAIITESIFNWPGIGRWLLDALANRDFMSIQAGVIVVGILVLTANILSDLIGAVANPLVRKEWYVKR; translated from the coding sequence ATGTTTGTTTATACGGTACGTAAATTTAACTTATTTATCATCACGTTGTTGATTTTGACCTTGGTAGGCTACAGCTTAGCCAGATTTGACCCTCATTCGCCTTGGAGCTTACTCAGTTTCTGGCAAGGTTGGTCAACCTATTTGGTTCAATTGATGGAGCTCAACTTCGGCCTCAACAAAAATGGGGTTCCGATCATTAATGAACTCGCTGTTGTCTTCCCAGCCACAATCGAACTCTGTGCTATCGCCTTTTTGATGTCACTGCTCATCGGCATTCCTATTGGAACCATCGCGGGCATGCGCCAGGGTAAATGGCTAGATACCATCATCTCTTTCATTTCTATGTCAGGTTACTCAGCACCGATTTTCTGGTTAGCGCTGATGATGATCATGGTATTTTCATTGCACTTCCCAGTATTTCCTGTTGCTGGGCGCTACGACTTGCTTTACCAGATCGAACATGTGACTGGTTTCGCCTTGATTGATGCGTTTTTGTCACAATCCCAATACCGTAGTCAGGCGCTACAAAGTGTGATTGAGCATTTGACGCTTCCCTGCCTCGTTCTCGCCTTGGCCCCAACCACTCAAGTGATTGGTCAAATGCGAGCTTCGGTCGCAGATGTAATGAATCAAAACTATATCCGCGCCGCTAAAATTAAAGGTTTAACCAATTACGAAATCATCACACAGCATGTGCTGCGTAATGCGATTCCGCCAATGATTCCTAAATTTGGTGTACAGCTTTCCAGTATGATCACTTTGGCCATCATTACCGAATCCATTTTCAACTGGCCCGGCATTGGTCGCTGGCTGCTTGATGCGTTGGCAAACCGTGATTTCATGTCAATTCAAGCCGGTGTTATTGTCGTCGGGATCTTAGTTTTAACCGCTAATATTCTCTCTGATTTAATTGGTGCCGTGGCAAACCCCTTGGTAAGGAAAGAGTGGTATGTTAAGCGATAG
- the pspA gene encoding phage shock protein PspA: MGIFSRFADIVNSNISALLDKAEDPEKMIRLIIQEMEDTLVEVRTNSAKAMADKKELARKVESIEDQLEDWQNKATLALTKQREDLARAALIEKQKLQHVLKGLHTEQTLVEETIEKLTGEISKLETKITETRAKQQALAIRSQTASHRRDVQRHLHAGRTEEAMAKFEQFSRKVDELEAEADLYAQSGNARSLEQEFAELQAQDEIEKELNKLKAQMKSDQ; this comes from the coding sequence ATGGGTATTTTTTCTCGTTTTGCAGACATCGTAAATTCAAATATCAGCGCTCTACTGGATAAAGCGGAAGATCCAGAGAAAATGATCCGCCTCATTATCCAAGAGATGGAAGACACCTTAGTTGAAGTGCGTACCAATTCTGCGAAAGCGATGGCAGACAAAAAAGAGCTAGCGCGTAAAGTGGAGTCAATTGAAGATCAGTTAGAAGATTGGCAAAACAAAGCCACTTTAGCACTGACTAAACAGCGTGAAGATTTGGCTCGTGCGGCACTGATCGAAAAACAGAAGTTGCAACATGTGCTGAAAGGCTTACACACAGAGCAAACTCTGGTGGAAGAAACCATCGAAAAACTGACCGGTGAGATCAGCAAGCTGGAAACCAAAATCACCGAAACGCGTGCTAAGCAGCAGGCGTTAGCGATTCGTAGCCAAACTGCGAGCCATCGCCGTGATGTACAGCGCCATTTACATGCTGGCCGCACCGAAGAAGCAATGGCCAAGTTTGAGCAGTTTTCCCGTAAAGTGGATGAGTTGGAAGCGGAAGCTGATCTATATGCACAATCAGGTAATGCGCGTTCTTTAGAGCAAGAGTTTGCTGAGCTGCAAGCACAAGATGAGATCGAAAAGGAGCTCAACAAGCTAAAAGCTCAGATGAAATCAGACCAATAA
- the pspC gene encoding envelope stress response membrane protein PspC, with protein MSKRELYRDPYNGKLAGVCAGLANYFGLEVWLVRILVVTAGLLSGTFFVVVAYVAMAFMLEKQPKQYSENIRSHQEHTLKSKPWEQGQSPKGLLQTLDRDLNQVESRIRAVEAYVTSEAFKVNREFRKL; from the coding sequence ATGAGTAAACGCGAGCTGTATCGTGACCCCTACAACGGTAAGTTGGCTGGGGTCTGTGCTGGGTTAGCGAATTACTTTGGTTTAGAAGTGTGGTTAGTGCGTATCTTAGTGGTCACTGCTGGCTTGCTGAGTGGTACGTTCTTTGTGGTCGTGGCCTATGTGGCGATGGCATTTATGCTTGAGAAACAACCAAAGCAATACAGTGAAAACATTCGCAGCCATCAAGAACATACGCTTAAAAGTAAACCTTGGGAGCAAGGGCAATCCCCAAAAGGGCTATTGCAGACCCTAGATCGCGATCTCAATCAGGTTGAAAGCCGTATTCGTGCTGTTGAAGCTTATGTCACTTCGGAAGCGTTCAAAGTGAATCGCGAGTTTCGAAAATTGTGA
- the pspF gene encoding phage shock protein operon transcriptional activator, translated as MQQSLLGESPAFLAVLDKVSRLAPIDRPVLVIGERGTGKELIAQRLHYLSKRWEQPLVSLNCSTLSEGLIDSELFGHESGSFTGAKGRHQGRFERAEGGTLFLDELATAPLSVQEKLLRVIEYGQYERVGGSQVLTANVRLVCATNADLPQMAKQGQFRADLLDRLAFDVIHLPPLRKRPEDIVLLAEHFAIRMCRELQLPLFVGFSRNALSQLEEYPWPGNVRELKNVVERAVYQQGLNNQPIEQLVFNPFNSSNHGDVVTEMSEIEANHTVEPRFHLPLDYKIWQQQLDIELLQAALSQAKFNQKQAAQLLGLSYHQFRGMMRKYPQMNNDNASHSEE; from the coding sequence ATGCAACAGAGTTTACTTGGCGAATCGCCTGCGTTTTTAGCTGTCTTAGATAAAGTCTCGCGTTTAGCCCCTATCGATCGCCCCGTCTTAGTGATTGGTGAGCGAGGAACTGGGAAAGAGCTGATTGCGCAACGCCTGCATTACTTATCAAAGCGCTGGGAACAACCACTGGTTTCACTCAACTGCTCCACACTCAGCGAAGGTTTGATCGATTCAGAGTTGTTTGGCCATGAATCCGGCTCGTTTACCGGTGCCAAAGGTCGCCACCAAGGCCGATTCGAACGTGCTGAAGGGGGCACACTCTTTTTGGATGAATTAGCCACGGCGCCGCTTTCGGTGCAGGAAAAATTGTTGCGAGTGATTGAATACGGGCAGTACGAGCGTGTGGGCGGTAGCCAAGTGCTGACTGCCAATGTGCGGTTAGTGTGTGCCACCAACGCCGATTTACCGCAAATGGCTAAGCAAGGACAATTTCGGGCTGATTTACTGGATCGATTGGCCTTTGATGTGATTCACTTGCCACCTTTGCGTAAACGTCCTGAAGATATAGTGCTGCTCGCTGAACATTTTGCAATTCGCATGTGCCGAGAGCTACAACTGCCTCTATTTGTCGGTTTTAGCCGTAATGCGTTAAGCCAGCTTGAGGAATACCCCTGGCCTGGCAATGTACGTGAATTAAAAAATGTGGTGGAACGTGCCGTTTATCAGCAGGGTTTGAATAACCAACCGATTGAACAACTGGTTTTCAATCCATTCAATTCATCCAACCATGGTGACGTTGTCACTGAAATGTCCGAAATAGAAGCCAATCACACCGTTGAACCCCGCTTTCACTTACCCCTCGATTATAAGATTTGGCAGCAGCAACTCGATATCGAACTCCTTCAAGCGGCGCTAAGCCAAGCCAAATTTAACCAAAAGCAAGCCGCACAGCTATTAGGACTGAGCTATCATCAATTTCGAGGGATGATGAGAAAATACCCTCAAATGAATAACGACAACGCTTCACACTCCGAGGAGTGA
- a CDS encoding ABC transporter substrate-binding protein yields MGLLAGCGENIDHSKIRSSGFVYCGESAPTTFNPQLVDNDITSGALGPQLYDTLLTIDPETHLPIASLASDWKVNDAGTEYVFSLRPNVAFQTTAWFSPTRSLNADDVVFSFRRIIDPTHPYHKIGQAQYPWFKGIDFQNLLVDVIAVDDLTVKFTLSRPDNSFLSNIATTHAVILSQEYAYQLMIDDEKEKLDSLPVGSGPFYLAEYHPRDLIRLKRHPLYWNGVAKVEQVVFDISQRGTGMLAKLLRNECDVLNSPISSQLPAIEKNQEIVLTTTPAMNVAFIAVNTQHPALNDTRVRKALNFAINRQNILDSVYYGTGNIAFTILPPMSWAYQQDTVQIRYDRNYAQALLREAGYEHGLELTMSVPVDPKAYNPSPRKTAELIQANLADIGVIVRLISEDRTTRQELTERNNIDLFLSGWTGDTGDPDNFLRPLLSCGSNRAGLNVSMWCDSDFDFLLDLALEVNKPRYRLNLYRQAQNILNQEFPVIPLAHGIQFTAYNKSLTGFRLSPFNVQPFNTVERVAE; encoded by the coding sequence ATGGGTTTGCTGGCAGGCTGTGGAGAAAACATCGACCACAGCAAAATTCGCAGTAGCGGTTTTGTCTATTGTGGTGAAAGCGCGCCCACTACCTTTAATCCCCAACTGGTGGATAACGATATTACCTCAGGTGCACTCGGTCCTCAGCTTTATGACACCCTACTCACGATTGACCCAGAAACACATCTACCTATTGCCAGTTTGGCTAGCGATTGGAAAGTGAATGACGCAGGTACCGAGTATGTGTTTAGCTTACGCCCAAATGTCGCGTTTCAGACCACGGCTTGGTTTAGTCCAACTCGTTCACTGAATGCCGATGATGTGGTGTTCAGCTTTCGCCGGATCATTGACCCTACTCACCCGTACCATAAAATTGGGCAAGCCCAATATCCTTGGTTCAAAGGTATCGATTTCCAAAATCTATTGGTCGATGTCATTGCTGTTGACGATTTGACGGTTAAATTCACCCTAAGCCGTCCAGATAACAGCTTCTTGTCCAATATTGCCACCACTCATGCAGTGATTCTTTCACAAGAGTACGCTTATCAATTGATGATTGATGACGAAAAGGAAAAATTGGACAGCTTACCTGTGGGGAGTGGCCCTTTTTATCTTGCCGAATACCACCCGCGCGATTTGATTCGCTTAAAACGTCATCCCCTCTATTGGAATGGTGTCGCCAAAGTTGAACAGGTGGTGTTTGATATTTCACAACGTGGCACGGGCATGCTTGCCAAGCTGCTTCGTAATGAGTGTGACGTGCTCAATTCTCCGATATCAAGCCAGCTTCCTGCGATTGAAAAAAACCAAGAGATTGTGCTAACGACAACTCCTGCGATGAATGTGGCATTTATTGCTGTCAATACTCAGCATCCCGCACTTAATGATACTCGCGTGCGTAAGGCACTCAATTTTGCGATTAACCGACAGAATATTTTAGATTCTGTGTATTACGGTACCGGAAATATTGCTTTTACGATTTTGCCGCCCATGTCTTGGGCCTACCAGCAAGATACCGTACAGATTCGCTATGATCGCAACTATGCGCAAGCTCTGCTGCGTGAAGCAGGTTATGAGCATGGGCTAGAACTGACGATGTCAGTCCCTGTCGATCCTAAAGCCTACAACCCAAGCCCACGCAAAACAGCAGAGTTGATCCAAGCTAACTTAGCGGATATTGGCGTCATCGTTCGCTTGATCAGTGAGGATAGAACCACGCGCCAAGAATTGACTGAGCGCAACAATATTGATCTGTTCTTAAGTGGTTGGACAGGTGATACCGGTGATCCCGATAACTTTTTAAGACCGCTACTGTCTTGTGGCTCCAATCGCGCAGGGCTCAACGTCTCTATGTGGTGCGACAGCGACTTTGATTTCCTACTCGATTTAGCCTTAGAAGTGAATAAACCGCGTTATCGCTTAAACCTATACCGCCAAGCACAGAACATTCTTAATCAAGAGTTTCCCGTTATTCCGTTGGCGCATGGTATACAGTTCACGGCGTACAATAAATCGCTTACCGGCTTTCGTTTGAGTCCTTTTAATGTTCAGCCATTTAATACCGTTGAGAGGGTGGCCGAGTAA
- a CDS encoding ATP-binding cassette domain-containing protein codes for MSALLEVTDLHKDFVTRSGFLRKQIQHAVKPVSFTLEAGQTIGFIGQNGSGKSTLARMLAGMIAPTGGEIRVNGELLEHKDYATRCKLIRMIFQDPNTSLNPRLQIGTILEGPLKRNTSMTPEARMRRVKDTLQRVGLLPEHAYFYPQMLATGQKQRICLARALILQPSIIIADEALNGLDMAMRSQILNLFLELQEEMGVSFVYVSQHIGVIKHITDKIVVMHEGSVVEAGDTHKVLADPQHPITQRMIESHFTKAPTFK; via the coding sequence ATGAGTGCGCTGTTAGAAGTCACCGATCTGCATAAAGACTTTGTCACTCGCTCTGGCTTTTTGCGTAAACAGATCCAACATGCGGTAAAACCGGTCAGTTTCACACTTGAAGCGGGACAAACCATTGGTTTTATAGGACAAAATGGTTCCGGAAAATCGACCCTAGCTCGAATGTTAGCGGGTATGATTGCCCCTACAGGCGGAGAAATTCGCGTGAATGGCGAGCTTTTAGAACATAAAGATTATGCGACACGCTGTAAGCTGATCCGCATGATATTTCAAGACCCTAATACCTCGCTCAATCCACGTCTGCAAATTGGTACGATCTTAGAAGGGCCTCTGAAACGAAATACCAGCATGACCCCAGAAGCCCGTATGCGCCGTGTGAAAGATACCTTGCAACGTGTGGGTTTACTGCCTGAACATGCCTATTTCTACCCTCAGATGTTGGCGACTGGCCAAAAACAGCGTATCTGCCTTGCCCGAGCGTTAATTCTGCAACCGTCGATCATCATTGCTGATGAGGCGTTGAATGGTTTGGATATGGCAATGCGTTCACAGATCCTCAATCTCTTTTTGGAGTTACAAGAAGAGATGGGCGTCTCTTTTGTTTATGTGTCACAGCATATCGGAGTGATCAAACACATCACTGATAAGATTGTCGTTATGCATGAAGGGAGTGTGGTGGAAGCCGGTGATACACATAAAGTATTGGCCGACCCACAGCACCCTATCACTCAGCGTATGATTGAAAGCCATTTCACTAAGGCTCCGACCTTTAAGTAG
- a CDS encoding IS3 family transposase (programmed frameshift) gives MAKKKGPNFSPEFRLETAQLVLDQGYSQKEAAQAMGVGYSTIGKWVNQLREERSGKSPKAMPMTPEQIEIRELKKRIERLELEKEVLKKGYRSVDVGLHEHFSLIEKLNKSHRARYPVAWLCEVFGVQRSSYRYWLSRESQICPETVCLHSAIRQIHRESNGSAGARTIADIATARGFALSRYRAGRLMKKLELVSCQQPKHAYKKANQEHVDIPNRLDRQFDVVAPNQVWCGDVTYVWTGTRWAYLAVVLDLFARKPVGWALSHSPDSELTKQALSMAFEQRGRPKGVMFHSDQGSHYTSRSFRQLLWRYQITQSLSRRGNCWDNSPMERFFRSLKTEWIPEIGYRNFTEAKLAITQYILGYYSNIRPHHYNGGLSPNESERRYWLNYKPVASFT, from the exons ATGGCAAAGAAAAAAGGTCCGAATTTTAGCCCTGAGTTCCGGTTGGAAACGGCTCAGTTAGTGCTTGACCAAGGCTACTCCCAAAAAGAGGCTGCTCAGGCAATGGGCGTGGGGTATTCCACGATTGGCAAGTGGGTAAATCAACTTCGCGAAGAACGGTCTGGCAAGTCCCCCAAGGCTATGCCCATGACTCCTGAGCAGATTGAAATCCGTGAACTGAAGAAGCGCATAGAACGGCTTGAATTAGAAAAGGAAGTTCTAAAAAAGG GCTACCGCTCTGTTGATGTCGGACTCCATGAACACTTCTCGCTGATTGAGAAACTCAACAAGAGCCACCGGGCAAGATACCCGGTCGCCTGGCTGTGCGAGGTGTTTGGCGTCCAGCGCAGCAGCTACAGGTATTGGTTAAGCCGGGAGTCGCAGATATGCCCAGAGACGGTGTGTTTGCACAGTGCAATCCGACAAATCCACCGAGAGAGCAATGGCTCTGCCGGGGCCAGAACCATTGCCGACATCGCGACCGCTCGGGGTTTTGCATTAAGCCGTTACCGTGCGGGTCGGTTAATGAAAAAGCTGGAATTGGTCAGTTGCCAACAACCAAAGCATGCTTATAAGAAAGCCAATCAAGAACATGTAGACATCCCGAATCGGTTGGACCGCCAATTTGACGTGGTTGCGCCCAATCAGGTGTGGTGCGGCGATGTGACGTATGTTTGGACAGGCACTCGCTGGGCTTATTTGGCTGTGGTGCTGGATTTATTTGCGCGCAAACCAGTGGGTTGGGCACTGTCACACTCACCGGACAGTGAGTTGACCAAGCAGGCATTGAGTATGGCATTTGAGCAACGTGGCAGGCCTAAAGGCGTGATGTTCCACAGTGACCAAGGGAGTCACTACACCAGCCGAAGTTTCCGACAATTGCTGTGGCGTTACCAGATAACCCAGAGCCTGAGTCGCAGAGGAAATTGCTGGGATAACAGTCCTATGGAGCGATTTTTCAGGAGTTTAAAAACGGAATGGATACCGGAAATCGGCTATCGGAATTTTACCGAGGCCAAGCTGGCAATCACCCAATATATCCTGGGGTATTACAGCAACATCAGACCACATCATTACAACGGTGGCTTGAGCCCAAATGAGTCAGAGAGAAGATACTGGCTTAACTATAAACCCGTGGCCAGTTTTACTTGA